The segment TGTTCCTTACGGAATGGTTCAACTCGGACCAACCAATATTCACACAGGTTGGGATTGGGTTTCGGGATATCACTATTCAGATTCAACTATTTTCGGTTTTTCACACCTTCACTTAAGCGGTACAGGTATTGGCGATTTGCTAGATATCTTAGTTATGCCTACTACAGGTAGCCCTAAGTTAGCTAAGGGTGATGATTCTGGTTATGATTCAGGAATGTACTCTTTATTTAATAGAAAGAATGAAGTAGTAAAAGCTGGTTATTATGGTGTAAAACTAGATCGTTATAATATTGGTGTAGAATTAGCAGCCACAGAAAGAGTAGGTTTCCATAAATATACTTTCCCTAAAGCTGATGATGCTGCTGTTGTAATCAACTTGGCAGATGCCCTAAACTGGGACGAATCATTAGAAGGTTATTTGGTTCAAGAAGATGAAACTACAGTTTCTGGCTATAGATACTCAAAAGGTTGGGCAGCCGATCAAAAAGTATTCTTCACTGCTAAATTCTCTAAACCACTTAAGGGCTTCGAACTTTATGAAGGAGAAACTTTAGCAGAAGGAAAGAAAGATCTTACTGCAAAACTAGTATATGGTAGAGCTTTATTTGAGACAGAAGAAAATGAAGATATTTATCTTAAACTAGCTGTATCTCCTGTAAGCATTGAAAATGCAAAATTGAATATGGAAGAAGAACTTCCAGAATGGGATTTTAATGCTACAGTAACGGATGCCGATGTGAAATGGAATAATGAGCTACAGAAAGCAATAATCGAATCTACAGATCAATCTGTTCTTCGTAATTTCTACACAGCACACTATCATACTATGATTGCTCCATCTTTATTCTGTGATGTAAACAACGATTATAGAGGTGCAGATGGCAAAAATTACAATAATGAAATCTTTAAGGCTCATACTACATTCTCTTTATGGGATACTTATAGAGCAGCACATCCTTTGATGACTATTATTCACCCAGAGCAAGTGCCTGATATGATTAATAGTATGTTGTATATCTTCAAGGAACAAGGAAAACTTCCTGTATGGCATTTAGTAGGCAATGAAACCGATTGTATGGTTGGTAATCCTGGTATTCCAGTAGTTGCAGATGCTTACTTAAAAGGTTTCGAAGGCTTTGATAGAGATTTGGCTTATCAAGCACTTAAAGAATCAGCATTGCAAGATGATAGAGGTTTAGATCAATATAAAGTATTCGGATATATCCCTTATGATAAAGCAAGTGAGTCTGTAGCTTCAGGTCTAGAGTATGCATTAGCCGATTGGGCTGTTGCTCAAGTAGCAAAAGAAAGAGGCGAAACAGAAGATTATGAGTATTTCTTAAATAGAAGTAATTCTTTTAAATCCTATTTCGATAAGAGTATTGGTTTTATGAGAGGGATTGATTCTAAAGGAAACTTCAGACCAGGTGAGTTAGATCCATATCACTCTAAACATAGAGAAGATGACTATACAGAAGG is part of the Bacteroides coprosuis DSM 18011 genome and harbors:
- a CDS encoding alpha-1,2-mannosidase (COGs: COG3537 Putative alpha-1 2-mannosidase~InterPro IPR012939:IPR005887~KEGG: pmz:HMPREF0659_A6444 putative alpha-1,2-mannosidase~PFAM: Glycosyl hydrolase 92~SPTR: Putative uncharacterized protein;~TIGRFAM: Alpha-1,2-mannosidase, putative~IMG reference gene:2504106789~PFAM: Glycosyl hydrolase family 92~TIGRFAM: alpha-1,2-mannosidase, putative), which gives rise to MKMVRKIMHVGVLAGLLLGGLTACNQSTPVAEVPNLTQYVDPYIGSGDHGHVFVGANVPYGMVQLGPTNIHTGWDWVSGYHYSDSTIFGFSHLHLSGTGIGDLLDILVMPTTGSPKLAKGDDSGYDSGMYSLFNRKNEVVKAGYYGVKLDRYNIGVELAATERVGFHKYTFPKADDAAVVINLADALNWDESLEGYLVQEDETTVSGYRYSKGWAADQKVFFTAKFSKPLKGFELYEGETLAEGKKDLTAKLVYGRALFETEENEDIYLKLAVSPVSIENAKLNMEEELPEWDFNATVTDADVKWNNELQKAIIESTDQSVLRNFYTAHYHTMIAPSLFCDVNNDYRGADGKNYNNEIFKAHTTFSLWDTYRAAHPLMTIIHPEQVPDMINSMLYIFKEQGKLPVWHLVGNETDCMVGNPGIPVVADAYLKGFEGFDRDLAYQALKESALQDDRGLDQYKVFGYIPYDKASESVASGLEYALADWAVAQVAKERGETEDYEYFLNRSNSFKSYFDKSIGFMRGIDSKGNFRPGELDPYHSKHREDDYTEGNAWHYRWLVPQNVNGLVDLMGGEDVFIQNLDTLFLLSTELSGDASPDISGLIGQYVQGNEPSHHILYMYPYVGQQWKTAQRVREVLTTLYFDAPAGLSGNEDCGQMSAWYMLSALGFYQVEPAGGRYIFGSPIVDKATLNVGNGNVFTILANNNSKENIYIQSVTLNGQPYTKSFIEFDDIAAGGELVFEMGNTPSQFGVNLEDRPVSVQ